From one Streptomyces sp. Q6 genomic stretch:
- a CDS encoding penicillin-binding transpeptidase domain-containing protein, whose translation MGSRGRRRAPVRRNTNPVVIGAAAVVAVVGAGVGAYALMDSGSGSSASADEKPTIRTGPPSAGEVRTAADRFLTAWQSGDVAKAASYTDDAAAARTALTGLTKDAHLTDVKLTPGTRSGAKVPFHVTSTVSYEEKGADAEKLTKPFAYDSSLTAVRRKNDGKVLVSWQPSVVHPELKDGDRLVTGEAGDPPVKAVDRDGGELSAKKYPSLGTVIDGLREKYGKKAGGTAGVELRIARKEAAGKDADDKSAEKNALPDKTLVTLSQGTPGTVRTTLSPSLQAAAESQVASRERASVVVIRPSTGEILAVANSSPGFNTAFQGSLAPGSTMKVITSSLLLEKGLAGVDKTHPCPKYFTYGHWKFQNDDKFQIKNGTFKASFAASCNTAFISQAPKLENDSLTKQAQQVFGLGLNNWAIGVSSFDGAVPVQSQAQMAASLIGQGGVRMNPLNMASVAATVKNGTFHQPYLVSPDVDHRTLARASRTLSAKTLADLRELMHYTAVAGTAVKPMAGLGSDMGAKTGSAEVDGQKEPNGWFTAYRGDLASAAVVQQGGHGGDSAGPVVRQMLLAGG comes from the coding sequence TTGGGCAGCAGAGGCAGACGCCGCGCCCCGGTGCGCCGCAACACGAACCCCGTCGTGATCGGCGCGGCCGCTGTCGTCGCCGTCGTCGGGGCCGGCGTCGGCGCCTACGCCCTGATGGACAGCGGCTCCGGTTCCTCCGCGTCGGCGGACGAGAAGCCCACGATCAGGACGGGCCCGCCGTCCGCCGGGGAAGTACGCACGGCCGCCGACCGGTTCCTGACGGCCTGGCAGTCCGGGGACGTGGCGAAGGCGGCGTCGTACACGGACGACGCGGCCGCCGCGAGGACGGCGCTGACCGGCCTGACCAAGGACGCCCACCTCACCGACGTGAAGCTCACGCCGGGGACGAGGTCGGGCGCCAAGGTCCCCTTCCACGTCACGTCCACGGTCTCGTACGAGGAGAAGGGCGCCGACGCCGAGAAGCTGACCAAGCCCTTCGCGTACGACTCCTCGCTCACCGCCGTGCGCCGCAAGAACGACGGGAAGGTGCTCGTGTCGTGGCAACCCTCCGTCGTGCACCCGGAGTTGAAGGACGGCGACCGGCTCGTCACCGGTGAGGCCGGCGATCCGCCGGTCAAGGCCGTGGACCGCGACGGCGGCGAGCTGAGCGCGAAGAAGTACCCGTCGCTCGGCACCGTCATCGACGGACTGCGCGAGAAGTACGGCAAGAAGGCGGGCGGCACGGCCGGCGTCGAGCTGCGCATCGCCCGTAAGGAAGCGGCCGGGAAGGACGCCGACGACAAGAGCGCGGAGAAGAACGCGCTGCCCGACAAGACGCTGGTCACCCTCTCCCAGGGCACCCCGGGCACCGTCAGGACGACGCTCAGCCCCTCCTTGCAGGCGGCCGCCGAGAGCCAGGTCGCCTCCCGCGAGCGGGCGTCGGTCGTCGTGATCCGGCCCTCGACCGGCGAGATCCTCGCGGTGGCGAACTCCAGCCCCGGCTTCAACACGGCGTTCCAGGGGTCGCTGGCCCCCGGCTCCACGATGAAGGTCATCACCTCGTCGCTGCTCCTGGAGAAGGGGCTCGCCGGGGTCGACAAGACGCACCCGTGCCCGAAGTACTTCACGTACGGGCACTGGAAGTTCCAGAACGACGACAAGTTCCAGATCAAGAACGGCACGTTCAAGGCGAGCTTCGCGGCGTCCTGCAACACGGCCTTCATCAGCCAGGCGCCGAAGCTGGAGAACGACTCGCTGACCAAGCAGGCGCAGCAGGTCTTCGGGCTCGGGCTGAACAACTGGGCGATCGGGGTGTCGAGCTTCGACGGTGCCGTGCCGGTGCAGTCGCAGGCGCAGATGGCGGCGTCCCTGATCGGGCAGGGCGGGGTGCGGATGAACCCGCTGAACATGGCGTCGGTCGCGGCGACCGTGAAGAACGGCACGTTCCACCAGCCGTACCTCGTCTCGCCCGACGTGGACCACCGCACGCTGGCGAGGGCGTCGCGCACGCTGTCCGCCAAGACCCTCGCGGATCTGCGGGAGTTGATGCACTACACGGCGGTCGCGGGTACGGCGGTGAAGCCGATGGCCGGGCTCGGCTCGGACATGGGCGCGAAGACCGGTTCGGCGGAGGTCGACGGTCAGAAGGAGCCCAACGGCTGGTTCACGGCGTACCGGGGCGACCTCGCGTCGGCGGCCGTGGTGCAGCAGGGCGGGCACGGCGGTGACTCGGCGGGCCCGGTCGTCCGCCAGATGCTGCTGGCGGGCGGCTGA
- a CDS encoding dolichyl-phosphate-mannose--protein mannosyltransferase, whose product MTSTASSSKPTPTSAPYERIPAGERAPSSWLLGLRRFGYQAQERSGNVREHLVPPFAAPGARLSASFGLSRFTAEQANRIVGWAGPLLLTFVAGVLRFWNLGSPKAVIFDETYYAKDAWALLHRGFEVNWAKNANDLILQKNGDVPVPHDASYVVHPPVGKYVIGIGEWMFGFNPFGWRFMTAVLGTLCVLMVCRIGRRLFRSTFLGCLAGALLMVDGLAFVMSRTALLDSVLVFFVLAAFGCLVVDRDRARERLAAALPVDEHGLVRPDPHIAETLRLGWRPWRLLAGLCLGLAAGTKWNGFIYLAAFALMSVLWDVGSRRVAGARRPYLAVLKRDVFPAFLSTVPVAVATYLFSWIGWILSPADGTGGYFRNWAATAGKGGGHTWLPDWVRSLWHYEHEVWVFNTHLTSKHTYQSNPWSWMVDGRPVSYFYESPSAGAQGCPADATDKCAREVLALGTPLLWWAACFAVLYLLWRWFFRRDWRAGAIACGIAAGYLPWFHYQERTIFYFYAVVFVPFLCLALAMMLGAIIGKPGSSERRRMIGAASAGVLVLLIAWNFIYFWPIYTGNAIPMDSWRSRMWLDTWI is encoded by the coding sequence GTGACCAGTACCGCGTCGTCGTCCAAGCCGACCCCGACCAGCGCCCCGTACGAGCGGATCCCCGCAGGTGAGCGGGCGCCGTCCTCGTGGCTGCTGGGCCTGCGCCGGTTCGGCTACCAGGCGCAGGAGAGAAGCGGGAACGTCCGGGAGCACCTGGTGCCGCCGTTCGCCGCGCCGGGTGCCCGGCTGTCGGCGTCGTTCGGACTGAGCCGGTTCACGGCCGAGCAGGCGAACCGGATCGTCGGCTGGGCGGGACCGCTGCTCCTCACGTTCGTCGCGGGCGTGCTGCGGTTCTGGAACCTCGGCAGCCCGAAGGCCGTGATATTCGACGAGACGTACTACGCGAAGGACGCGTGGGCGCTGCTCCACCGCGGGTTCGAGGTCAACTGGGCGAAGAACGCCAACGACCTGATCCTCCAGAAGAACGGTGACGTCCCCGTCCCGCACGACGCCTCGTACGTCGTGCATCCGCCGGTCGGCAAGTACGTCATCGGCATCGGCGAATGGATGTTCGGCTTCAATCCGTTCGGCTGGCGGTTCATGACGGCCGTGCTCGGGACGCTGTGCGTGCTCATGGTGTGCCGGATCGGGCGGCGGCTGTTCCGCTCCACGTTCCTCGGCTGCCTGGCCGGGGCGCTGCTGATGGTCGACGGCCTCGCGTTCGTGATGAGCCGCACCGCGCTGCTCGACTCGGTCCTCGTGTTCTTCGTGCTGGCGGCGTTCGGCTGCCTGGTCGTGGACCGGGACCGGGCGCGGGAGCGGCTCGCCGCGGCCCTGCCCGTCGACGAGCACGGCCTGGTCCGCCCCGACCCGCACATCGCCGAGACACTGCGGCTCGGGTGGCGCCCGTGGCGGCTGCTCGCCGGGCTCTGCCTCGGCCTCGCGGCGGGCACGAAGTGGAACGGCTTCATCTACCTCGCCGCCTTCGCGCTGATGTCGGTGCTGTGGGACGTCGGTTCGCGGCGCGTGGCGGGCGCCCGGCGCCCGTACCTCGCGGTCCTGAAGCGGGACGTGTTCCCCGCGTTCCTCTCGACCGTGCCGGTCGCCGTCGCCACGTACCTCTTCTCCTGGATCGGCTGGATCCTCTCCCCCGCCGACGGCACCGGCGGCTACTTCCGCAACTGGGCGGCGACCGCGGGCAAGGGCGGCGGCCACACCTGGCTGCCGGACTGGGTGCGCAGCCTGTGGCACTACGAGCACGAGGTCTGGGTGTTCAACACCCACCTCACGTCGAAGCACACGTACCAGTCGAACCCGTGGAGCTGGATGGTCGACGGCCGCCCGGTCTCGTACTTCTACGAGTCCCCGTCGGCCGGCGCGCAGGGCTGCCCCGCGGACGCCACCGACAAGTGCGCCCGCGAGGTCCTCGCCCTCGGCACCCCGCTCCTGTGGTGGGCGGCGTGCTTCGCGGTCCTCTACCTGCTGTGGCGCTGGTTCTTCCGGCGCGACTGGCGCGCGGGCGCGATCGCGTGCGGCATCGCGGCGGGCTATCTGCCCTGGTTCCACTACCAGGAGCGGACGATCTTCTACTTCTACGCGGTCGTCTTCGTACCGTTCCTCTGCCTGGCACTGGCGATGATGCTGGGCGCGATCATCGGGAAACCGGGGTCGAGCGAACGGCGCCGGATGATCGGCGCGGCGAGCGCCGGTGTCCTGGTCCTGCTCATCGCGTGGAACTTCATCTACTTCTGGCCGATCTACACGGGCAACGCGATCCCGATGGACTCGTGGCGGTCGCGGATGTGGCTGGACACCTGGATCTAG
- a CDS encoding DMT family transporter, protein MTPIVTAAVLLAAVTHASWNALAHHITDKLVGFTLIGGGATLIGLLMAPFVPLPAAGAWPYLVASALIHIVYYVLLMASFKLGEFGQAYPIARGTAPLVVTVLAAVFVGEVPGGWQAAGVLVSCAGLTGLALWGLRSAGRRPDWTALGAALATGFSIAAYTVVDGLGVRASGSSMGYIVWLMILEGIAVPAYAWWRWRGEFAARLRPFALRGLIGAALSMTAYGLVLWAQTRAELAPISALRESSIIVGAVIGAVFFKERFGAPRIVAAGVMVAGIGLMLHAG, encoded by the coding sequence ATGACCCCGATAGTCACCGCGGCGGTCCTGCTCGCCGCGGTCACCCACGCGTCCTGGAACGCGCTCGCGCACCACATCACGGACAAGCTCGTCGGCTTCACGCTGATCGGCGGCGGGGCGACGCTCATCGGCCTGCTCATGGCGCCGTTCGTGCCGCTCCCGGCGGCCGGGGCGTGGCCCTACCTGGTCGCGTCCGCGCTCATCCACATCGTCTACTACGTGCTCCTGATGGCGTCGTTCAAGCTCGGCGAATTCGGTCAGGCGTATCCGATCGCGCGCGGCACGGCGCCGCTCGTGGTGACGGTGCTCGCCGCCGTGTTCGTGGGCGAGGTGCCGGGCGGCTGGCAGGCGGCGGGGGTCCTGGTGTCGTGCGCGGGGCTCACAGGGCTCGCGCTGTGGGGGCTGCGGAGTGCGGGGCGCCGCCCCGACTGGACGGCGCTCGGGGCTGCCCTGGCGACCGGGTTCTCCATCGCGGCGTACACCGTCGTCGACGGGCTCGGCGTCCGCGCGTCGGGCTCGTCCATGGGGTACATCGTGTGGCTGATGATCCTGGAGGGCATCGCCGTGCCCGCGTACGCGTGGTGGCGCTGGCGGGGCGAATTCGCGGCGCGGCTGCGGCCGTTCGCCCTGCGCGGGCTGATCGGCGCGGCGCTGTCCATGACGGCGTACGGGCTCGTCCTGTGGGCGCAGACACGGGCGGAACTGGCCCCGATCTCCGCGCTGCGCGAGTCGTCGATCATCGTCGGAGCGGTGATCGGGGCGGTGTTCTTCAAGGAGCGGTTCGGGGCTCCGCGGATCGTGGCGGCGGGTGTGATGGTGGCGGGGATCGGGCTGATGCTGCACGCGGGGTGA
- a CDS encoding penicillin-binding transpeptidase domain-containing protein, which produces MRKGIKVAIVGGVFTVMVGGAGYGAYNIVTAVTGDDGGSSSTMSSKARGSGPPTADEIKATSREFLTAWAKNDVAGAADYTNYAENAKSLLTAWHDDAHITRTVLTPGTPTGATVPFKVRATVSYEGRKKSMAYESSLTVVRGATTGRALVKWSPSVLHPDMKDGDELVTGESASPAIEAVDRNGVVLTAKKYPSLRPVLDQLRTKYGDKAGGSPGVETYVKRQGADGSATTKTLLTLAEGKPGKLRTTLNATVQAAAEQQVTKYGKSSVVAVKPSTGEILAIANQEKGDFNTALQGGTPPGSVMKIVTAAALIDNGVTSETGAAPCPDSAVSMSQTFHNLKNMPPNENASLSESFSRSCNTAFIKLSDDLGAQNFTAEATERFGLGKDWKTGVASRDGSVQVDGTSNDAAAMIGQGLVKVNALNMASVTATAMTGTFHQPYLVSFDLDHRTPATAQGLRPGTSQQLRNMMARTAASGTAANAMRTVPSPKGAKTGSAELDGQGTSDSWFAGYSNDIAAAATVPAGGHGGDAAGPIVAAVLTAGL; this is translated from the coding sequence ATGCGCAAGGGGATCAAGGTCGCCATCGTCGGCGGGGTGTTCACCGTGATGGTGGGCGGCGCCGGGTACGGGGCCTACAACATCGTCACGGCCGTCACCGGGGACGACGGAGGCTCGTCGTCGACCATGAGCTCGAAGGCCCGCGGGTCCGGGCCGCCGACGGCCGACGAGATCAAGGCGACGTCGCGGGAGTTCCTGACGGCGTGGGCGAAGAACGACGTCGCGGGGGCGGCCGACTACACGAACTACGCGGAGAACGCGAAGTCCCTGCTCACCGCCTGGCACGACGACGCGCACATCACGCGCACCGTCCTGACCCCGGGCACTCCGACGGGCGCCACGGTCCCCTTCAAGGTCAGGGCCACGGTCTCGTACGAGGGCAGGAAGAAGAGCATGGCGTACGAGTCGTCGCTCACCGTCGTCCGCGGCGCCACCACCGGCCGCGCCCTGGTGAAGTGGTCACCGTCCGTGCTGCACCCGGACATGAAGGACGGCGACGAACTCGTCACGGGCGAGTCCGCGTCGCCCGCCATCGAGGCCGTCGACCGCAACGGTGTCGTCCTGACCGCCAAGAAGTACCCGTCGCTGCGGCCGGTCCTGGACCAGCTGCGCACCAAGTACGGCGACAAGGCGGGCGGTTCACCGGGCGTCGAGACGTACGTCAAGCGGCAGGGCGCCGACGGTTCGGCGACCACGAAGACGCTCCTGACCCTCGCCGAGGGCAAGCCGGGCAAGCTGCGCACGACGCTCAACGCGACGGTGCAGGCGGCGGCCGAGCAGCAGGTGACCAAGTACGGCAAGTCGTCCGTGGTGGCCGTCAAACCGTCCACCGGCGAGATCCTCGCGATCGCCAACCAGGAGAAGGGCGACTTCAACACGGCCCTCCAGGGCGGCACTCCGCCCGGCTCGGTGATGAAGATCGTGACCGCGGCGGCGCTGATCGACAACGGTGTCACCTCGGAGACCGGCGCGGCTCCCTGCCCGGACTCGGCGGTGTCGATGAGCCAGACCTTCCACAACCTCAAGAACATGCCGCCGAACGAGAACGCGTCGTTGTCCGAGAGCTTCTCCCGCTCCTGCAACACCGCCTTCATCAAGCTCTCCGACGATCTCGGCGCGCAGAACTTCACGGCCGAGGCGACGGAACGGTTCGGCCTCGGCAAGGACTGGAAGACGGGGGTCGCCTCCCGGGACGGCTCCGTGCAGGTGGACGGGACCTCGAACGACGCGGCCGCGATGATCGGCCAGGGCCTGGTGAAGGTGAACGCGCTCAACATGGCGTCGGTGACGGCGACCGCGATGACCGGCACGTTCCACCAGCCGTACCTCGTCTCGTTCGACCTCGACCACCGCACGCCGGCCACCGCCCAGGGCCTGCGCCCCGGCACGTCGCAGCAGCTGCGGAACATGATGGCGCGCACGGCCGCCAGCGGCACCGCGGCGAACGCGATGCGAACGGTCCCCTCGCCCAAGGGCGCGAAGACCGGTTCCGCGGAGCTCGACGGTCAGGGCACGTCCGACTCGTGGTTCGCGGGGTACAGCAACGACATCGCGGCGGCGGCCACGGTGCCCGCCGGAGGGCACGGCGGCGACGCGGCGGGCCCGATCGTCGCGGCCGTGCTCACGGCGGGGCTCTAG
- a CDS encoding serine hydrolase domain-containing protein — MHIQGQVADGFEGVRDAFSANFDARGERGAGLVVYRDGRKVVDLYGGARDVDGTEPWTGGTAQVLRSATKGVSAAVLLLLHQRGALDLDAPVAAYWPEFKAHGKEDALVRDVLAHRVGVPALDRPLTPAEAADLDIGAAAVAAQAPEWAPGTDHGYHAQTFSWLTGELVRRVTGRTLGEFVADEIAGPLGADLWIGLPDEQAHRVGRVGPVEAPAVAGGLRARPKRGITEAYTNPESLTRRAFGAITPSPDENDPAFRAAQLPGSNGIGTADGLARFYAALIGELPGGARLFSADTLRRARTEASSGTDRVLVVPTRYGLGYMLHGVASPLLGPGSFGHPGRGGALGFADPESGVAFGYVTNGMRKGVTADQRAQALVRAVREALGRHSGT, encoded by the coding sequence GTGCACATACAGGGACAGGTGGCCGACGGTTTCGAGGGCGTCAGGGACGCCTTCTCGGCGAACTTCGACGCGCGGGGCGAGCGGGGAGCCGGGCTCGTCGTCTACCGCGACGGCCGCAAGGTCGTCGACCTGTACGGGGGTGCCCGCGACGTCGACGGCACCGAGCCCTGGACCGGGGGCACCGCCCAGGTCCTGCGGTCCGCCACCAAGGGTGTCTCCGCCGCCGTGCTCCTGCTGCTGCACCAGCGCGGCGCCCTCGACCTGGACGCGCCCGTCGCCGCGTACTGGCCCGAGTTCAAGGCGCACGGCAAGGAGGACGCCCTCGTACGGGACGTGCTCGCGCACCGTGTCGGCGTACCGGCGCTCGACCGGCCGCTGACCCCCGCCGAGGCCGCCGACCTCGACATCGGTGCCGCCGCCGTCGCCGCCCAGGCCCCGGAGTGGGCGCCCGGCACCGACCACGGCTACCACGCGCAGACCTTCAGCTGGCTCACCGGTGAACTCGTGCGCCGGGTCACCGGACGGACCCTCGGGGAGTTCGTCGCCGACGAGATCGCCGGGCCGCTCGGCGCCGACCTGTGGATCGGGCTGCCGGACGAGCAGGCCCACCGGGTCGGGCGGGTGGGGCCCGTCGAGGCGCCCGCCGTCGCCGGGGGCCTCAGGGCGCGGCCCAAGCGCGGGATCACCGAGGCGTACACCAACCCCGAGTCCCTCACCCGCCGCGCCTTCGGGGCGATCACCCCGTCGCCGGACGAGAACGACCCGGCCTTCCGCGCCGCCCAGCTCCCCGGCTCCAACGGCATCGGCACCGCCGACGGCCTCGCCCGCTTCTACGCCGCCCTGATCGGTGAACTCCCCGGCGGCGCCCGCCTGTTCAGCGCCGACACCCTGCGACGCGCCCGCACCGAGGCCTCGTCCGGCACCGACCGCGTCCTCGTCGTCCCGACCCGCTACGGCCTCGGCTACATGCTCCACGGGGTCGCCTCCCCGCTGCTCGGCCCCGGCTCCTTCGGGCACCCGGGGCGTGGTGGCGCCCTCGGTTTCGCCGACCCGGAGTCCGGTGTCGCGTTCGGCTACGTCACCAACGGGATGCGGAAGGGCGTCACCGCCGACCAGCGCGCTCAGGCGCTGGTCAGGGCCGTGCGCGAGGCGCTCGGGCGCCACAGCGGGACGTAG
- a CDS encoding ABC transporter ATP-binding protein: MDPVTTPTPAPASLDVSGLAFAYPDGHQALFGVDFSVAKGERVALLGPNGAGKTTLVLHLNGILTGGAGTVTVAGLPVSSRNMAEIRRRVGIVFQDPDDQLFMPTVREDVAFGPAAAGLKGPELEARVRKALSMVGMEDFADRPPHHLSFGQRRRVAVATVLAMEPEILVLDEPSSNLDPASRRELADILRSLDVTVLMVTHDLPYALELCPRALILSGGVIAADGPTGDLLADPELMGAHRLELPFGFDPKSVAAQAG; this comes from the coding sequence ATGGACCCTGTGACAACTCCTACTCCTGCTCCTGCCTCTCTCGACGTCTCCGGACTCGCCTTCGCCTACCCCGACGGCCACCAGGCCCTGTTCGGTGTGGACTTCTCCGTCGCGAAGGGCGAGCGGGTGGCGCTCCTCGGCCCGAACGGCGCGGGCAAGACGACCCTCGTCCTGCACCTCAACGGCATCCTCACGGGCGGCGCCGGCACGGTCACGGTGGCGGGCCTGCCGGTCTCGTCCCGCAACATGGCGGAGATCCGGCGCCGGGTCGGCATCGTCTTCCAGGACCCGGACGACCAGCTGTTCATGCCGACGGTCCGCGAGGACGTCGCGTTCGGCCCGGCGGCGGCCGGTCTGAAGGGCCCGGAGCTGGAGGCGCGGGTCCGCAAGGCGCTCTCGATGGTGGGCATGGAGGACTTCGCGGACCGCCCGCCTCACCACTTGTCGTTCGGCCAGCGCCGCAGGGTCGCGGTGGCGACGGTCCTGGCCATGGAGCCCGAGATCCTCGTCCTCGACGAGCCGTCCTCGAACCTCGACCCGGCTTCGCGGCGCGAACTGGCCGACATCCTGCGCTCGTTGGACGTCACGGTCCTCATGGTCACGCACGACCTGCCGTACGCCCTCGAACTCTGCCCGCGCGCCTTGATCCTCAGCGGGGGCGTGATCGCGGCGGACGGCCCGACCGGCGACCTGCTCGCGGACCCGGAGCTGATGGGCGCGCACCGCCTGGAGCTGCCGTTCGGGTTCGACCCGAAGTCGGTGGCGGCGCAGGCGGGTTGA
- a CDS encoding dihydrofolate reductase family protein, translated as MTATYTFDVFMSLDGFGAAGGDWTGYWGKQGPELLDHRLALYDTEQRMVLGAHTYRAFARMLATSTEDSDVRDPWVTRMRNLPATVVSSTLEGPLDWPDATVVPGDAVDVVAGLKKESDVPLRSHGSLSMNRALMAAGLVDRLQVTVFPVVTGRTGVEPIFGGAADFDLDLIESRVLDGRVQELVYRPTLH; from the coding sequence ATGACCGCCACCTACACCTTCGACGTCTTCATGAGCCTGGACGGCTTCGGTGCCGCCGGCGGTGACTGGACCGGCTACTGGGGCAAGCAGGGCCCCGAGCTGCTCGACCACCGCCTCGCCCTGTACGACACCGAGCAGCGGATGGTCCTCGGCGCGCACACGTACCGGGCGTTCGCGCGGATGCTGGCGACGAGCACGGAGGACTCCGACGTGCGCGACCCCTGGGTCACACGGATGCGGAACCTGCCGGCGACGGTGGTGTCCTCGACCCTGGAGGGGCCCCTCGACTGGCCGGACGCCACCGTGGTGCCCGGTGACGCCGTGGACGTCGTCGCCGGGCTCAAGAAGGAGTCGGACGTTCCGCTGCGCTCGCACGGCAGCCTCTCGATGAACCGCGCGCTGATGGCCGCGGGCCTGGTCGACCGCCTCCAGGTGACGGTCTTCCCCGTCGTCACCGGCCGGACCGGCGTCGAGCCGATCTTCGGGGGCGCGGCCGACTTCGACCTGGACCTGATCGAGAGCCGCGTCCTCGACGGCCGCGTCCAGGAGCTGGTCTACCGCCCCACGCTCCACTGA
- a CDS encoding SDR family NAD(P)-dependent oxidoreductase: MTRFEGYAVLVTGAGRGIGAAVAHRLAAEGAHVLVTDIDEQAAGKTAGAIRERGHQAREFVCDVGDRASVEAAVAHAVDAFGRLDVLVNNAYACHADAPLFEDEDDEAWARDLDLSLTGAYRCCRAALPHLVASGRGAIVSIGSVNGLQDFGCHAYSAAKAGLISLTRTLAGHAGPRGVRVNLIAPGTVRTPAWTEQGQDPDAVRELYPLRRVGEPEDIAAAVAFLASRDAAWITGAVLPVDGGVTAVNTGFKGTAP; the protein is encoded by the coding sequence ATGACACGCTTCGAGGGGTACGCAGTCCTGGTCACCGGTGCCGGACGCGGTATCGGCGCCGCCGTCGCGCACCGGCTCGCCGCCGAGGGCGCACACGTCCTGGTGACGGACATCGACGAGCAGGCCGCGGGCAAGACGGCGGGCGCCATCCGTGAACGGGGCCACCAGGCGCGGGAGTTCGTGTGCGACGTCGGTGACCGGGCGTCCGTCGAGGCGGCCGTCGCGCACGCCGTCGACGCCTTCGGCCGCCTCGACGTCCTCGTCAACAACGCCTACGCCTGCCACGCCGACGCCCCGCTCTTCGAGGACGAGGACGACGAGGCGTGGGCCCGCGACCTGGACCTCAGCCTCACCGGCGCCTACCGCTGCTGCCGCGCCGCCCTGCCGCACCTCGTCGCCTCCGGCCGGGGCGCGATCGTCAGCATCGGCTCGGTCAACGGCCTCCAGGACTTCGGCTGCCACGCGTACAGCGCGGCGAAGGCCGGCCTGATCTCCCTGACCCGCACGCTCGCCGGGCACGCGGGCCCGCGCGGCGTCCGCGTCAACCTGATCGCGCCCGGCACCGTCCGCACCCCCGCCTGGACCGAACAGGGCCAGGACCCGGACGCCGTACGGGAGTTGTACCCGCTGCGCCGGGTCGGGGAGCCGGAGGACATCGCGGCGGCGGTCGCCTTCCTGGCGTCGCGGGACGCCGCGTGGATCACCGGGGCGGTGCTGCCGGTGGACGGCGGGGTGACCGCGGTCAACACCGGCTTCAAGGGCACCGCCCCCTAG
- a CDS encoding YbaK/EbsC family protein, with amino-acid sequence MTSPTPSPSSSPSPSPESAAHPRFADAVTALGLAELLPRVRRFPEATRTAQEAADAIGCELSAICKSLIFAADGVPVLVLMDGASRVDVELVRRELGAEKVTRAKADVVREFTGYAIGGIPPFGHANKTRVLADRSLLAHATVWAAAGTPYAVFPMEPKELIAHAGAALVDVRE; translated from the coding sequence ATGACATCTCCGACGCCATCGCCCTCGTCGTCGCCCTCGCCCTCGCCCGAGAGCGCCGCGCACCCCCGGTTCGCCGATGCCGTGACCGCGCTCGGCCTGGCCGAACTCCTGCCCCGCGTGCGGCGCTTCCCGGAAGCGACCCGTACCGCGCAGGAGGCGGCGGACGCCATCGGCTGCGAACTGAGCGCCATCTGCAAGTCGCTGATCTTCGCCGCCGACGGCGTCCCGGTCCTCGTGCTCATGGACGGCGCCTCACGCGTCGACGTCGAGCTGGTCCGCCGCGAGCTGGGCGCGGAGAAGGTGACGCGCGCGAAGGCGGACGTGGTGCGGGAGTTCACCGGGTACGCGATCGGCGGCATCCCGCCCTTCGGCCACGCGAACAAGACGCGGGTCCTCGCCGACCGCTCCCTGCTCGCGCACGCCACGGTGTGGGCGGCCGCCGGAACCCCGTACGCGGTCTTCCCGATGGAGCCCAAGGAACTGATCGCGCACGCGGGCGCCGCGCTCGTGGACGTACGCGAATGA
- a CDS encoding GNAT family N-acetyltransferase: MTNTPRALVRRARPADLPLVAALAAEHAAYEKATPPAPGLADRLETLLFGTPTPRLRCFVAELNDSDLIGYATCAPELSTWDGAEYLHMDCLFLRDGHRGLGLGPQLMEAVRAEARALGLTEIQWQTPPWNEGAIRFYDRLGATAKEKRRYSLDAG, from the coding sequence ATGACGAACACGCCCCGGGCCCTGGTGCGCCGCGCGCGCCCCGCCGACCTTCCGCTGGTCGCGGCACTCGCCGCCGAGCACGCCGCGTACGAGAAGGCGACGCCCCCGGCACCGGGCCTGGCCGACCGCCTGGAGACCCTCCTCTTCGGCACGCCGACCCCGCGCCTGCGCTGCTTCGTGGCGGAACTCAACGATTCCGACCTCATCGGCTACGCCACCTGCGCCCCGGAGCTGTCGACGTGGGACGGCGCCGAGTACCTCCACATGGACTGTCTGTTCCTCCGCGACGGCCACCGCGGCCTGGGCCTCGGCCCACAGCTCATGGAGGCGGTCAGGGCGGAGGCACGCGCCTTGGGCCTCACCGAGATCCAGTGGCAGACCCCGCCTTGGAACGAGGGGGCGATCCGCTTCTACGACCGCCTGGGCGCGACGGCGAAGGAGAAGCGGCGCTACTCCCTGGACGCCGGCTGA